gtatcattttgttcgtatCGATTTTAgcaatgaattaatcaaaaataatCATCTAAGTTCGAGAAAACTCAGGCTGGCCTATTTTAAAGATTTGTTTTATCTTTCTGAGGTTTCCAATTCATAGTCTTCATGTATACTTAGTATAATGTACATACTACAAGAAGTTATCGTGTACGTATTAGATAGCTCAGTCATTAAAGGAGTACTTACTGTTCTTTATTTCTACAACAGGAACCAAACAGGAAAGGAAGTTAGATTTATCTTATCGCGATATTAGTAAGTGTTCGCTCTCTGGTGTTTTCAGGACATGGGGATGTCGTTTCGCAATCTTGACACTCATGTAGAGTGTCCAATTTCCCCATACCGCCATGTTGAATGCTTTGTATGCAAGTCGCACTTATCATTATCACATTTTATCAAGGATTTCGCCTTTAGTCTTGACCATCGTTGATTATCTTTGAACAGATAATAGCCAATGACTTAATTATTTCAGGCACGGATACGGATATCACGAACATCGCAAGAACTAGAATTTGTCGATTCGATGAAGAAGCGGTAACATTTGACATTATTCTCAGCATATCGGATGCCTAAGAGAAGCGTATTTCCTACGACAAGTACAATACCCTTCCCTCACCTCAGAAGATATGAaggcatcatcaagtcatacgcaagttactgaatggaaccctattgtccacatgttcagcaggcctaaccTATAGctactgatctgcgccagacttatgaataggaaatgagacggctcattttcaccgctcgagaaaatgtaaaaactaGGCTAAATCGTTGGTGTGCGAAGTCTCCTTTAATATGATTCTTCCTATAATAGTTGCAAAGGGTATCTTAATATGATTTGTCAATAGTAAGCTCACAAAACCAATTCTAATTAAGAATTTTACCAAGTATGGAAGAACTAGTTTTAATACCAGTGACTGTGGCCTTCATTAGCGCTTTGTATTCTTATCACTTTGTGTCACATTGTCATTAGGAATTGAATAGTGatcttctttcttatcttgcCCGAGACCTTGAGCAGATCAGAATACTATCGTATCTGGGATCCCCTGAGGTTTTTTTGAAGCCTCTCTCGGTCACATGAAAACCCCCTCAGCGCCATGACAACTATTTCTTCCTTTCCTCTGTTTCCACCGTTTCGACCCACTAGCTTCCAGCCTTCTGATAAAACCCCGGGATGAAAAAAACCACCATCCTTCTTCATGGATCGTTACATTTTCGCAACCGATAATTTTATCTTCCGCTCGATGAAAGATTATGACTGCCGACCCATGAAAACATTAACCGAACTTTCATCAAAGCAGAATTTTTCAAGTAAATCTTCTGTCATTATATCGACAAGCGGTTCTGGGGCTGTCGGGTACAACTGTTTATCGCATGATATGTGTATAAAAGAAACGATTGTGACAAATCTGTTGAGTCGAGAACCTCAATTAGGCTATCCATATTTGATATTCTCATCAATACAAATGGGTTCTGGATTCAAGTTGCCCTGATTCTGATTCTTCATTTCGCCAGCAGTGATTTCTGAAAGCTTAAAGGGTCGACTTGAGCATGGGAGAcgttgggtttttttcatacaaaactGGCTTCTGGCAGGACCGCAACTGCTCCAAACAAGATTTCTGACAGatctttgaactgcaataaacaatgcactagaacggggtgtaaccaaagcctgcctgaaattcacaagccattaCAACACTccctcgcaacactggcgaaaatcgttgTTAAAGATCAGCATTAGTGTGGTACAACAAGTGGCGACGCATGGTGGCAAGTAGGGGTATCATCCTCCTGGCCATGAAAATTCCAcccccaagttgtccctttaattgaGGATGTATTCGGGTCGTGTTTTAATCTCCAATAAAAGGGTCAGATTATGCGTCCACGGTGTGATCATCCGAAGTGGGCCAACCACGAGGCCTACATGAAATTTAGGGTTAGTTATGGTCAATTTTGCTTCTAGAAATTGGTAAATAGCAGCAACTGCAAGACGTAgttattttttcacttttcatcgtaaatattttttcactgttTCATCCTCAgatattttagactacttcgaGCGACATCGTTAGTCACTCCAAATTTTACTGATGCGACTTGCATGGCATGGAAGTTAAAGTACAGCTGAAACCAAATGTTACGCACATAATCTGGTTAGCACGACCAGTAAATTATCAATATCAACTTCGCTTTCTCTTTTTTCGTGTATAAGGTGGTCACATAAACAGGTTTTAAATATGTTTACCGAGGAATGGTATTTCTAGATCTAATAATCACACTACCGCATATTTACTCGAATCGTGTGTCAGGTCATTACAAACAACAAATTGGCTCGTAGAGTACAGCTTAATCGCATTGGCCTTGTCATTAGTGTCGCAAATATTGAGAAAGTCACATTTCTGCAGCATATATCCGTGTGTGCAAACCGTATCAGATGTTTTCGCCAAGTGATTTGATGACCATTAAAAAATCGGTATATTTCTTTTACTGTCACGTTATAGTCTATCTATTGACGACGTGATACCTGTATGTTTTCAGTAGGCGTTAGCGTTCCTGACTGTTGCACTTGAGGAAGAAACAGGTTTTTATCGATCCCACACGACTACCAGGGTGATCTGCCTGATAACCTTATTGTCTCCCAGCTAACGAATATAAAAATTTGTCAGACATTTGCTGAGGAGGAATTACTAGTCAACTGTATTTAGACACCAGAAAGGTGACCAGACCATTGGTTTTAACCAGGCTCGCTGACTATCGATCATGGGaggcatttctttgtcaatCGTCCGTCGTCCGGCTGCCTCTTCACCTATACGACACTGTTAACATGATGCAATTAGACCAAGGGCCAATGACGCACACCTAAAgaagagcccccccccccccccccacccccactccTAGCCCCATACCCCCAGttcatttacaaatttcaaacttctaacgaacggcgtagaccTTTATTAGCCAATGAAGACAAAGCGCATCTTCGTTCATCATTAATTATGATATCATTATAATGCGAAAATGTCGAATGGTGTCATGAACTTTATGGGTTTTTTAATGAGCGGGAAGCGATAACACCACAGGGCAAAACCATTATATTTACGGAAGCTGGAAGGTTATCAAACGTAGGTGTATTATTCACGGGACCAACAACCTAAATAATAAGCTGTAATATGTCTATAATAAGACAAAAACCTTTTAAAGAGCCTTTTGACTAAAGGCAGAGGCTTTTAGATCAGCACACAATCCAACTACACCGCCAGTTGCAGTATTTATAACGTTTTAAATGTCTTGTTCTGAATTAACGAAAATTCAGCGTCCATTGTGATATCAAGAAAGGAGACATCTGAGTTAATTTGCCTAACATCGTCTTCTTGCAAACTATCGGTAAACAAGTTTATAATGTTCTTCCACCACCTCCGGCGACATGTCCAAAACAGGAAGGGAGAAATGTCGATAAGCCTCGATGTGACTGCGCGTAGAAGAGTCAATATAGCACTTAATCCAAAAGATTgaaagaaaacgttttatgtTGTTTTTGTGTAGCATTGAGTCTTGTGAAGACCATATCAAAAGTTTAGGAAAATATGAGTATTTTGAAATCTAGATATAGGTTCTtggggtcaaggaatccattaGGACTATCTCTGACGCATCCTGTGGTCTATACTCCATATATAAACGCATCTTGACCCTTAATGTATGGGCGGAGGTTACgggggcaataccgctggaagttcattaTGTAAAAACCTAAGTGGTTGAGATGtctccatcctgaggaaatcaggggttaatgttcgcttctccggtcctacattaacccctgatttcctcaggatgagatGTCTCTCACGTTGTTGGGGAACTGCATcatgggaaatccaagatggccgccactgAGACCCCAAATTCATTTATCGGCCATAACCTACCAACCCCAACCTACCTCCCCGCCCTGCAATGCGTACGCCAGGCGCCTTCAGGTACCCTATTttgaagacgtcattcagaaGGGTTTGGTTTACTTCAAGACTTGTCACATTCACCCAAAATAGACACCTGCCCTGTGCGAAATGACCACTTGATGTTATTCAGAGCTGTTTAAGTCACTTCAAGATTAGTCACATCAAACCAGAAAACACCTGCCCCGTACGGAAATACCTTCTTCAAAGTCATACAGTTTGCTCAAGacttgtcacatccaaccagaataccAACTATCCTGGTTGGCGTAATTGTAATACCATCTTTGAATACTTTATAGATTGTTGTTAGATATACTTGAAGACAAGGTCACATCCACCTAGAACAATAAACACTTGCCCTGTTGAGAATACCTCTTTTGAAGATGTCATTCAAAACGGTTTGATTTACTTGAGACAATATCACCTCCAACCAAAAGACACCTGTCCCGTACGTACAGTTTGGTTCAAAacttgtcacatccaaccagaataaCCAATCATGATTTGTGTTGTTAAGCCGTCTTTGAATACTTTATAGAAAGTGGTTGATAtacttgaagacaatgtcacacccaCCTAGAACAAACACATGCGCTGTCCTGTTCGGAATACCCTTTTTGAAGATGTCATTCAAAACGGTTTGATtacttgaagacaatgtcacatcgaACTAGAATACACCTGCCCTGTACGGATATATCATCTTCGAATACGTCATTCACGCAAATCTGTCCTTTATGGGAATACCGTATTCGAAGGCCAAATTAGGTAcactatttcaaaatgatttggTTATGTTTGAAGACATACATACTTGTTCCGTCTAGATACTTTTTGAACGGCCAAAATTGTTGTCCCTTATTCACCAAAAAGGCATTTTTCATTACTGATAGCATGCATTATCAGTCCACTGTTATACAATGTGGGCATGTTCAAGTGAATCTCCCTTCTACGCGGTCGCCTCTATTATAAGACGGCCTTTTAAGGTTGTTCGGAGCCGTCACACCGAAACCCAGGTTGAAAAAGAAACTACGGTTGAAGAATATCAGTCAATACCACACACGGTAGTTCTTCATTATCCCACTGTGCGCGCAATGATACTAGTTTCACGTTTAGCTACCAGGTGGGGCAGTctgatttggatcgtgggatatgtacgtGTTGAGCCACAAATACCAATCATAGATATACCACTATTTCCTGCGGAGAATGCACTGGCAAATCGCATATGCGGGGTCGGGTCATTCATTCAGATAataatataaaatttggtgaatTGTATACATGATAACTCACGCCAGATAAAAAGGAATGTATACGGAACTAATTACCTTCATTCTGGTTGTTGGGTATTGGTTTCGGCGGCGAGATagttatcaaaatgaaaaactcGACGTATTGTGTCAGTGCTACATTCTAGGTATGGTGCATTATTGCTGATAATTGCTGGACGTTTGTCATGTCAACTGAATTGGCTAATTGGTATATGCCATAGTGAAATGACTTCCTGGTAAGATTATATTGCCAGTTTGCTGCCCGCTTCAGAGGTGATGGAGCTTTCGGAAATATAATGGCTATTGTGTTCACCTTGCTGTTAAATCACTGTATCGTGAGTggcattttttgaaaattgatcATCTCGGAGAGGATTTTATTTGATCAAggacatttcatatttcatgtctTTGCCTGTTTGCTTTATACACACTAGAAGTCTCTTGCGGACCTAGCAAGAACTGAATTTATGACAGATTTTCGAATACATGGTATACTGATTAGTGAGTGCACGGTAGGTCGTGGCTGACCATTTCTCACAATTTGAACTTAAGTATGTCTTTTTTGCTAAATCAGGGACTATCCATCAAAATGCATACCAAAATGGAGGAGATATATCCCATTCTGAGATCAAGGCTTTCTTACTCCTTTGTCATATCGACATGCGGAGTATATTActaaccactggttatgccaggatggataTGTTCTGGTGCTTGAAATACTCGACGAGTTGGCTACGCAACCATCCGTCACTGGAATAGTGATAAGAAATCAACCAAACAAAGTGAGTTGTTCGGCCCGGTTCGGGAAGTTCTCCGGTAATTAGTGAGTTCCCCAAATCCCTCGAAACGCcaaacgcgaacgcctatcccattgtttcaTCTCCTGATCACAATGTCGAACAATGGATAGGCGTTATCTATTTGGCgtatagggagttttcgcaaaaatcccccgaaacgtccacgtgatCGCGGACGCCTATCCCATAACAATGttataggcgttcgcgttggcgtttcggtggatatgcgaaaactccctattactAGATGGGACTGAAACACCATTTCGACTTCTCGGCTGGCGTACGAACGTTTTTCTGCGTGGAATCGGATTAACTGTAGACAGCCATTTCCCGCTAAGGAAAACCACCTGTGCGATTTCAGCTAACGTTTAAAACGATTAGTATAATACGACCCAAATTATAACGGTAATCGCCCTACTTCAGTTTCTAAACGTGTTTATGGCAACTCTAACACTGTTAGGCAGGTCATACTGGAATTAGGATGTAGTTCCTAGCGAATAGCTGTTGATAAACTCATGTCAAGTTCTCTCATAAACATGGGTAAAACAGCGAACCTGCTTCCAGCTATTGAGACttcagtatacatgtaaaatatcCACTATACCTTCAACCACTTGAACCACAATGATGAGCCATGTTGGGCCGAGACAGAGTAAGCCGATGTAATATGTTTTCCTCTAAAAGCTCAGCTAAGATTGCTCCACGATATAGCTACTTTACTGTTTTACTAGACATTCCACTACAGGTAAATCACTATCAGCGTGACCAACAAGATATTGTTGGAATGAATGCTTAGCGGAATGGTCTGATGACACCATTTCGGAATGGTCTGATGACACGTTTTCGATGCAATATTGATGCGGCCCATTTTGGCACACAACCATGAAACGGTAGTAGAAGACGAAGAGACAGTCATACCCATTTATACAACAAATTAACGTCCATGTATAACATCAACTAATGAGCTGCAGCCAAGACGTTACTAACGATGATAATTAATTTTGTGTTAATCAGACAGGTCTATGAATATATTAAATTTTTGGTTCATAAcactattgaaaatattttccttaAAACTTTCGTAGCCGATTCTTTTATCTGTTTTCGGCTAAAATGTCATGTATTGACTACTCGATTTTTGTAAGCAATGATTTTAATCAGTAATCATGGTAGGCTTATGATGGAACATCTAGTCAGGGAAACAGGTCGTTCTTGGCAAATAGACACCAGCAAATCTATCCACCAAGGACGAAAATTCCCCCGGGCTGACGATCGAATCTCATTTAAGTGACGAGAACTAATTAGTGGCTGTCACTGAGTCGTCACTCCCTATCTATTCCGTATCAAATTTGTCCCTTAccaccttaatggttttgaccATTGAAGGTCGTGCCGGAACATAACAATATTTCGTGttcaaaaaggaagaaattatGTCATTCATTAGTAGCAGTAATACGCCAAGAAATCACCAAGAAATTGTCACtcgattttattcaaatttacAATATTCAACTTTTCTTCACTAAGAATTTCCATCATTTTAACCACGCTAAGAACTTTTTCATGCGATCACCATAGGACCTACTGTTCATTTTTTTCTAATGTCAAAAGTATTGTTTATCTTTGCAGCGGGCTTCATTATCCAGACTCGTCCATCATGCCTGCTTATATTGGATCATGGCATCACTATGGGGCCATAATGTCCGAGCCCAGACCTACAAGTAAACTATCCTCAAAGATCTACGAATCGAAGGCCCCACCCATGCCAACCGTATGGCCAAACAACCAGACGAGTCAGGATTTCGTCAATGTCACGCCACAGACGACAGTACCGCCATGTTTGTACGAACTTCGCTTAGCCAATCAGGACCTCGGCAGTATTCTCTTCATTTTATTCGTACCGGTTACGTGCATCATTGTCATCCTTGGCTTGATAAACAACTCCTTATGCTACATTATCATGagaaaattcaacaaaaaatcTACTCCGAATTTTGTGATGAGGGTTTTGGCTGTAGCTGATAATATGGTGCTCTTTTCGCTGATACTTTACAATACGTTACCGGCCACTTACGAATATACTGGACACTTGTTGGATTACTATCAAGCCTTTCAACACATGAAGGGATACCTTTGGTTTTTCATGTGGTTTAGTAAGACATTCTCTGTGTACATCATAGTGCTGATGACAGTTGACAGATACATTGCCCTCTGTCACCCGCTAAAGGCTCAACGGCTCTGCACAAGGAAGAAAGCCTGGTTTGGCGTGGTTTCTGTGATAATTTTCTCTGTGTTGTACAACTTACCGAAGCTTTGGTATCTGAAGATAGTGTTTAAATACGATCCTTGCAGCAGTACCATGAAACCAACCGTCATTCTCTCGGATACATACAGTAACCCATATTTTCAGCATATCTACATCCAAGGTGCCTATATTCTCGTTATGTTTGTTGTGCCTCTCCATGTTTTGTTAATACTGAACATATTTCTTGTGAACGCGATAAGAAAGGCTACAAAAAATCGTC
Above is a window of Lineus longissimus chromosome 3, tnLinLong1.2, whole genome shotgun sequence DNA encoding:
- the LOC135485678 gene encoding FMRFamide receptor-like isoform X1, which translates into the protein MKKRGLHYPDSSIMPAYIGSWHHYGAIMSEPRPTSKLSSKIYESKAPPMPTVWPNNQTSQDFVNVTPQTTVPPCLYELRLANQDLGSILFILFVPVTCIIVILGLINNSLCYIIMRKFNKKSTPNFVMRVLAVADNMVLFSLILYNTLPATYEYTGHLLDYYQAFQHMKGYLWFFMWFSKTFSVYIIVLMTVDRYIALCHPLKAQRLCTRKKAWFGVVSVIIFSVLYNLPKLWYLKIVFKYDPCSSTMKPTVILSDTYSNPYFQHIYIQGAYILVMFVVPLHVLLILNIFLVNAIRKATKNRQTMNSTGKKGRDSVTERIIGVVTMFIVLESPSIIANVLITVNQWADGKLMDYEALHWGARIGYVLSAINSFINFYIYVLVGKRFRRHFLSLFHRNKESLNDSLMSGQQRSVSHNNGRHLSRQTTRDTILNGNNAALAALLIHADGTRTRSPSVSPQTPKSSTPKWPPESPRTPRTGSPRHGHSPRGIPGMGAKKNLFFSSRC
- the LOC135485678 gene encoding FMRFamide receptor-like isoform X2, whose amino-acid sequence is MPAYIGSWHHYGAIMSEPRPTSKLSSKIYESKAPPMPTVWPNNQTSQDFVNVTPQTTVPPCLYELRLANQDLGSILFILFVPVTCIIVILGLINNSLCYIIMRKFNKKSTPNFVMRVLAVADNMVLFSLILYNTLPATYEYTGHLLDYYQAFQHMKGYLWFFMWFSKTFSVYIIVLMTVDRYIALCHPLKAQRLCTRKKAWFGVVSVIIFSVLYNLPKLWYLKIVFKYDPCSSTMKPTVILSDTYSNPYFQHIYIQGAYILVMFVVPLHVLLILNIFLVNAIRKATKNRQTMNSTGKKGRDSVTERIIGVVTMFIVLESPSIIANVLITVNQWADGKLMDYEALHWGARIGYVLSAINSFINFYIYVLVGKRFRRHFLSLFHRNKESLNDSLMSGQQRSVSHNNGRHLSRQTTRDTILNGNNAALAALLIHADGTRTRSPSVSPQTPKSSTPKWPPESPRTPRTGSPRHGHSPRGIPGMGAKKNLFFSSRC